Part of the Devosia sp. SL43 genome, AATGGGTGCGCGACCCCGTTCGCCTCGCCGCCATGGTCGATCCGGCACTGGCGCCGATCGCGCCCTTCTATGTCGATCTGCCGGCGGGTGAACCCGGACAGCTGCCGCAGGGTGGCGAGACGGTCATCGAGTTTCCCAACAACCACCTTGGCTATGCCTATACCTGGTTCGGCTTTGCCATCGTGGCGGCGGTGATGCTCGGCTTCTGGTTTTGGCGGCAAAGAAGCGGCGAATGAACAAACATTGTGCCACGCCCTCGTGGTTCGAGGCTCGCGAAGGGCTCGCACCTCACCATGAGGGCTACTGGAATACTGCCCAAGAAGTAGCCCTCATGGTGAGGTGCGCTTCTTCAGCGCCTCGAACCACGAGGGCGTGGCACTGATCGAATGGCTGAGCCGCCAAACTTGCGGTTCATCCGCGGTTTCTCTAGGTTGCAGCAATTCTAAACGGGCGTTCTTTCCCCTATGCAGTTTGTCTCGACGCGCGGCCAGGCGCCGGTGCTTGGTTTCTCCGACGCAGTTCTCGCGGGTCTTGCGTCCGATGGTGGCCTCTACGTGCCCCAGACCTGGCCACAGGTCAGCGCCGCTGAAATCGCCAGCTTTGCCGGCAAACCCTATGCCGATGTCGCTTACGCCATCATCAGCCGCTTCGTCGGCGACGAGATCGCGCCGGCCAAGCTCAAACAGATCATCGATGATTCCTACGCGGTGTTCCGCCACCCGTCGGTAACGCCGCTGATCGAACTCGAGCCGGGCCATTTCGTGCTCGAGCTGTTCCATGGCCCGACGCTGGCGTTCAAGGACGTCGCCATGCAGTTCCTCAGCCGGGTGATGGACCACATCCTCGCCGAGCGTGGCCTGCGCGCTACCATCGTCGGCGCCACCTCGGGCGATACCGGATCGGCCGCCATCGAGGCGTTCCGCGGCCGCGATACGACCGACATCTTCATCCTGCACCCACTCGGCCGCACCTCTCCGGTGCAGCGCCTGCAGATGACGACAGTGCTCGACGCCAACGTGCACAATATCGCGCTCGAAGGCACGTTCGACGACTGCCAGAACATCGTCAAGGCGATGTTCAACAACCACCGCTTTCGCGACTCGGTGCGCCTCTCCGGTGTCAATTCGATCAACTGGGGCCGTATCGTCGCGCAGATCGTCTATTACTTCACGGCGGCGGTTTCGCTCGGCAGCCCGCAGCGCAAGGTGAGCTTCACCGTGCCGACGGGCAATTTCGGCGACATCTTTGCCGGCTATTGCGCCAAGGCGATGGGCCTGCCAATCGACAAGCTGATCATCGCCACCAATGCCAACGATATCCTGCGCCGCACCATGGACACCGGCCGCTACGAGATGGATGGCGTCGCTCCGACCATCAGCCCGTCCATGGATATCCAGATTTCGTCCAACTTCGAACGGCTGCTGTTCGAAGGCGCCGACCGCGATGCTGGTGCCGTTGTGCGCATGATGGACGGCCTCAAGCAGTCGGGCGGCTTTGCCTTGCCGGACAACGCGCTGTCAGTCATCCGCCGCGACTTCGCCGCCGGCACCACCGGCGAGGCCGAGACCAAGGCGACGATCTCCATGACCCACAAGGCGGCGGGCTATCTGCTGGATCCCCATACCGCCGTCGGCGTCAACGTGGCGCGGCACCAGCCGCATTCCGGTACGCCGATGATTACGTTGGGCACTGCCCATCCGGCCAAGTTCCCGGCCGCCGTCAAGGATGCCTCGGGTGTCGACCCGGCGCTGCCCAGCTGGCTGGCCGACCTCTATTCCCGTGAGGAGCGCCTCAGCGTCCTTGCCAACGACCAGCAAGCGGTCGAACACTTCATCGCGGCGCGTACGCGCGCTGTCTGACGGACGAGAGGGACTGGTGGTCGCTCGACCGCCGGGCCTGAGAAGGAGCCTCGCGTGAGCTTACAATCGACGACCCTTGATAATGGCATGGTGGTCCTCACCGACGACATGCCACACCTCGAAAGCGCCTCGCTGGGGGTTTGGGTCAAGGCCGGCGCCCGCTCCGAGCGCAAGGCCGAGCATGGCATTTCCCACCTGCTCGAACATATGGCCTTCAAGGGCACCACCTCGCGCAACGCGCTACAGATCGCCGAGGCCATCGAGAATGTCGGCGGCGACCTCAATGCCGCGACCTCCATCGAACACACCGGCTATTTCGCCCGCGTGCTCAAGGAAGACGTGGTGCTGGCCGCCGATATCCTCAGCGATATCCTGCAGAATTCGCTGTTCGAGGATGACGAACTGACCCGCGAGAAGCAGGTCATCGTCCAGGAGATCGGCGCTGCGCGCGACAACCCCGACGATCACGTCTTCGACCTGTTTCAGGCTGCCGCCTTCCCGACCCAGCCGATCGGCCGCACGATTTTGGGCACCGTGGATTCGGTCCGCGAATTCACCCCCGACACCATCCGCAAATATATGAGCCGCAACTATGTGGGCGACCACATGGTGATGGCCGCCGCCGGCAATGTGGACCACGATGGTCTTGTCGAGGTGGCCAAGGAACGCTTCGCCACCCTCAAGCCGAACGGCGCCCCGGCGCCGCAGCGCGCCGAGTACCAGGGCGGCGAAGAGCGTCTAATCTCGGATCACGAACAGGCCCATATTGTCGTCGGCTTCGAAGGCCGAGCCTACAATGCCGACGGTTTCTATGCCGCGCAGGTGCTGGCCTCGATCCTGGGCGGTGGCATGAGCTCGCGCCTGTTTCAGGAAGTCCGCGAAAAGCGCGGCCTGTGCTACTCGGTCTATTCCTTCCACTGGGCCTTTGCCGATAGCGGCGTCTTCGGCGTTGCTGCCGCGACGGGCGAAGAGGAAGTGGCCGATCTGGTGCCGGTCGTTCTCGATGAGCTCAAGCGCGCCACCGAAAGCATCACCGACGAGGAAGTCATCCGCGTCCGCAACCAGATCCGCGCCGGTCTCCTGATGTCGCTTGAAAGCCCGTCGGCCCGTGCCGGCCAGCTGGCGCGCCAGCAGATCCTCTGGGGTCGTCCCATCCCGATGCAGGAGACAGTGGATCGCATCAACGCCATCACTGCCAAGCGCGTGCAGGATATCGCCGAGCAGATATTCACCAAGGGGGCGCCAACGCTGGCTGGCATCGGCCCCATCGGTAATCTCGCCGATGTCGAGGCCATCGGCGAACACCTCAAGCGCTAGCATGAGCAAGGCGGTGCTGTGGCCCTGGTCGTCGCCGACATCGCTGATCACGCTGCGCGGCCAGCGGGTGCTGCTGCGTCTGCCGGTGCTGTCCGATTACGAGCCGTGGTATACCTTGCGGCACAGCAGCCGAGACTTCCTCAAGCCGTTCGAGCCGCGCTGGACCGAGGCCGATCTCGGCCGCAAGGTATTCGCCACCCGCGTCAAGCGCGCTCGAGAAGAGGCGGAGGAGGGGACGGACTATTCCTTCTTCATCTTCCTGCCTCAGGGTCAGCATGAGACGCTGGTCGGTGGCGTGACCCTGTCCAATGTGCGCCGCCGCGCCGCCCAGTTCGTCAATCTCGGCTACTGGATGGGCCGGCAATTTGCCGGCAAAGGCCTGATGACCGAGGCGGTCTCGACCTGCCTGCCGTTTGTCTTCGATACGCTCGACCTGCACCGCATCCATGCCGCTTTTCTGCCAGGCAATGCGGCCTCGCGAAAAGTGCTGGAAAAGAACGGCTTCATCGAAGAGGGCTTTGCGGAGAAATACCTGCAGATCAACGGTCGCTGGGAAGATCACGTGCTGTTCGGCCTGACCAAGGAACGCTACGAAATGGCGCGTTACGCCCGCCGGACCGTCTGACCGGCCTCGACAAATCGGCCAGCGGCCAATTATCTACAAATCATGGCAGAGCCCAAAGACGACACCATCGCCGTCCGCATCAGCAAGGTGCTCGCCGAGCGCATCATCGCCGGTTCGCTTGAGCCCGGCGCCAGATTGCGGCAGGACCATATCGCTGAGGAGTTCGGCGCCAGCCACGTCCCAGTGCGCGAAGCCTTTCGCCTGCTCGAAGCCCAGGGGCTGGCGATCAGCGAGCCCCGTCGCGGCGTCCGCGTGGCGGCTTTCGATCTGGCCGAGGTCAAGGAAGTCGCCGAAATGCGCGCGGCCCTCGAAGTGCTGGCGCTCCGCCACGCCGCCCCGCATCTGACCAGCGCCATCCTCGACCAGGCCGAGGCCGCCAATCGGGCCGGCGAAAAGTCGCGCGACGTTCGCTCCTGGGAAGAGGCCAACCGCGTCTTTCACCGCACCATCCTCACCCCCTGCGGCATGCCGCGGCTTCTCGCCGCCATCGACGACCTGCATGCCGCCAGCGCCCGCTTCCTGTTCGCAGCCTGGCGGACCGAATGGGAAGTTCGCACCGACCAGGACCATCTGGCCATCCTCGCCGCCCTGCGCAGCGGCCAGATCGACGCTGCGGTCGCTACGCTGGGCCGCCACGTCCAATGGATCGGCCAGAAGCCCGTTCGCACTGCCTCCGGCGCCACCCGCGAAGCCTTCGCCATCGTTGGCTAATGGTTCAAGGCTTGCACAAGTCACCGGACTGTGAACTTAATAGATCGAAGTCAGAAATTATCTATAATTCTGGATGCGATCCAAGGACACGTCATGAACACCACCGCTGCCTCAAGTCTCGATGCCTATAGCCCGCTGCGCCTGCAGAGCCGTTCCCTGACCTGGCAGGTTGCCGCCGTCCTCCTCGGTACGCTGTTCCTGGCCGCTATGTCCTATATCGAGGTGCCGATGCTGCCAGTGCCGATGAACATGCAGACCTTCGGTGTAGCCATGGTCGGCGCACTCTATGGCTGGCGCCTGGGCGGCATCACCGTCATCGCCTGGCTGATCGAAGCGGCGCTGGGCGCACCTGTCCTGTCAGGTGGCGCAGCTGGGGCCATCCACTTCGTCGGCCCGACTGCCGGTTACCTCTTTGCCTTCCCCATTGTGGCTGGCCTGGTCGGCTGGCTCGCCGAGCGCGGCTGGAACGGCAGCAAGCCGCTGCTCGCCTTCGTCGCCGCCCTGGCCGGCAATGCCCTCTGCCTCGCCATTGGCGGCGCCTGGCTGGCGACCTCCATCGGTGTCGACCAGGCCCTGATCTACGGCGTCGTGCCGTTCCTCTCGGGCGCCGCACTCAAGTCGGCGCTGGGCGCCGCCGTCCTCTTCGTGCTGCACCGCGCCACCACCAAGGGCGCGCATTGACCATCCAACTGCGGGCGCATCATCTGCTCTGCATGCTGACCTATATAGGCAGGGGCTATACCCCTGCCTTCGTCGCGAATTACGACGCCATCATTGTCAGGCTCGGCGGTGGTGAAACGATCGAGCTGGTCGACGGGCCCGATGATGTCTGCGTGCCCCTGCTCACCGAGGGCGAGCCCCACTGCCATCACGACAATGTTCTGGAACGCGATCGGCTGGCCCGCCTCGCCATCAGCGATCTGCTGCAAACCGACCTGACGCGACCCTTCAGCCTGGATGAGCAGGTGCTCTCCGGCCTGCGCGCCGCCTTTTCCACCGGCCAGATCCGCCCGGCCTGCGCCGGCTGTGAATGGGCTGAGCTGTGCGATAGCGTTGCGCAATCCGGCTATTCCGGCGTCCGGTTGAACGCTCGGCTCTGCTAGCCCAGGCCGCCGTTGCCATTTGGCAACACTTCGGTAACCTTGTCGCAAGCGTCAATCCCCGCTACCAAAGGGCGCTCCCGCCAAGAGGATGCCGTTTCGGCCGTGGATTGCTACCGCGATCCCGTCCAGGCGCTGCCACAATGAAGCCTACCGCAGGATATATTCGCCTCTGATGCGTCACCTCTATGCACTCGCGATGTGTTTTGCGTTCGCGCTGGCAATCCTCGCGCCCGCCACCGCTTTCGAAGTCATCTCGGTCCCCGAAGACGTCAATGCCGTCAATCTGAGCGACGTGATCGAGGTCACGCCGGGCACCGATGGCCGCGTGCAGCTCTCCACCGCACCGGGTGAGGATGGCATCATCCGCCGCATCGAGGTGCTGGCCAGCGAGCAGGGCACCAATCCGTCCTTCGCGCTCTTCGCCCTGCGCAACGAGAGCGACCAGCAGATCGACCGCCTCTTGGTGGCGCCCTTCTTCCGCCTGCCAGGCTCCGGCGTATTCCAGCCTGATCTCGGCAACGACCGCCTCAAGGCGCTGACGCCCAGCGCCGGCATCCGCCCGATCCGCCTGCCCGATAGCGAGGCCGACGCCTTCGAAGTCACCCTCGACCCCGGCGCCACTGTCACCTTCATCGCCGAACTGACCTCGGGCGAACTGCCCGAACTCTATCTCTGGCAGCCCAATGCCTATCGCGACTACGTCAACTCCTTCACCCTGTTCCGCGGCGTGGTGCTGGGCGTGGCTTCGCTGGCAGCGGTGTTCTTGACCATCATGTTCGTGGTCAAGGGTCGCGGCGTGTTCCCGGCCACGGCGGCCTTTGCCTGGGCGGTGCTGATCTATTTGCTGATTGATTTCGGCGTGCTGGGCCGCCTGCTGGGCCTGCCCGCCAGTGGCATGCAACCGCTCCGCGCTGCGGCGGAGGCGGGTATAGCCACGACGCTGGCCGGGTTCCTCTTCATCTATCTCAACCTCCACCGCTGGCATCTGCGCTTCATCCATCTCGCGCTGGGTCTGGCTGTGCTGTTCCTGGCGCTGTTCGCCTTCGCCTTCTTCCAGCCCGCCATCGCTGCCACCATCGCCCGCCTGGTGCTGGCGTTGCTGGGCCTTTCCGGCTTCTTCCTGATCTTGCTGTTGGCCTTGCGCGGCTACGACCGTGCCGTGCTGCTCGTGCCCACCTGGATCATCCTGATTTCCTGGCTATTCTATTCCTGGCTGGTCGTTTCGGGGCAGGTTTCCAACGACGTCGCGCAGCCCGCTGTCGGCGGTGGTCTCGTGCTCATCGTCATGCTGCTCGGCTTCACCGCCGTGCAACACGCCTTCTCCGAAGGCCAGGTGTCGATCGGCACCCTCAGCGAAGTCGAAAGGCGTGCTCTGGCGCTTACCGGCTCAGGCGACTTCGTCTTCGACTGGAACATCGAGCGCGACCGCGTCTCGGTCAGCGACGAACTCGCGACTCGCCTCGGCGAAAAGCGCGGCGCCCTGCGCGGCGCCATCAAGCGCTGGCTCGATCGCGTCCACCCCGACGATCGCGACCGTTTCCGTACCGCTTTCGACACGCTGGTAGAGCTGCGTCGCGGCAAGGTTTCGGCCGATATGCGCATTGCCGGTCACGATGGCAGCTATCGCAGCTTCCGCATGCGGGTGAAGCCGGTGCTGGGTGGCGACGGCCAGGTCAATCGCATCGTCGGCACCCTGCAGGACGTCACCGAAGACCGCGCCTCGCGCGAGCGTCTGCTGCATGACGCTGTCCATGACAGCCTCACCGGCCTGCCCAACCGCATGCTGTTCCTCGATCGGTTGGAGCGTGCCCTGGTGCGCGCCCGCACCCCAGGCGGCACCAAGCCGGCCGTCTTCCTGATCGATATCGACCGCTTCATGGAGCTCGAGGAGCGCATCGGCCACTCCGCCGCCGACTCAGTGCTGCTGGCCATCTCCCGCCGCATCTCCCGCGTCATGCGCCCGCTCGATACCGTGGCGCGCGTCACCGGCGACCAGTTCGCGGTGATCCTTGCTTCGGAGCAGGCCGCCGGCAAGATCGCCGAAACCGCCGAGCAGATCCGCAAGGCCCTCAAGGCGCCATTCAACTTCGGCGACCGCGATCTCACCCTGACGGCGTCCATCGGCGTCACTATCTATGACAGCAATCCGGCCACTGCGGCCGATGTGCTGCGCGACGCCGAGCTCGCCATGTACTATGCCAAGCGCCTGGGCGGCGACCGCATCGAGGCCTATCGCGCCTCGGCGCGCTCCATCGCCGCCTACAACCGCGCCAGCGAGGAAGATCTCGAACGCGGCATGAAGCAGGGTGAGCTGCATGTGCAGTTCCAGCCGGTCATGGATATCCAGACCGGCCAGATGGCCGGCGCCGAGGCCCTGATGCGCTGGGTCCATCCCACCCGCGGCACCGTGAACCCGGACGAATTCGTGCCGCTGGCTGAGCGCTCCGGCCAGATT contains:
- the thrC gene encoding threonine synthase, producing the protein MQFVSTRGQAPVLGFSDAVLAGLASDGGLYVPQTWPQVSAAEIASFAGKPYADVAYAIISRFVGDEIAPAKLKQIIDDSYAVFRHPSVTPLIELEPGHFVLELFHGPTLAFKDVAMQFLSRVMDHILAERGLRATIVGATSGDTGSAAIEAFRGRDTTDIFILHPLGRTSPVQRLQMTTVLDANVHNIALEGTFDDCQNIVKAMFNNHRFRDSVRLSGVNSINWGRIVAQIVYYFTAAVSLGSPQRKVSFTVPTGNFGDIFAGYCAKAMGLPIDKLIIATNANDILRRTMDTGRYEMDGVAPTISPSMDIQISSNFERLLFEGADRDAGAVVRMMDGLKQSGGFALPDNALSVIRRDFAAGTTGEAETKATISMTHKAAGYLLDPHTAVGVNVARHQPHSGTPMITLGTAHPAKFPAAVKDASGVDPALPSWLADLYSREERLSVLANDQQAVEHFIAARTRAV
- a CDS encoding M16 family metallopeptidase: MSLQSTTLDNGMVVLTDDMPHLESASLGVWVKAGARSERKAEHGISHLLEHMAFKGTTSRNALQIAEAIENVGGDLNAATSIEHTGYFARVLKEDVVLAADILSDILQNSLFEDDELTREKQVIVQEIGAARDNPDDHVFDLFQAAAFPTQPIGRTILGTVDSVREFTPDTIRKYMSRNYVGDHMVMAAAGNVDHDGLVEVAKERFATLKPNGAPAPQRAEYQGGEERLISDHEQAHIVVGFEGRAYNADGFYAAQVLASILGGGMSSRLFQEVREKRGLCYSVYSFHWAFADSGVFGVAAATGEEEVADLVPVVLDELKRATESITDEEVIRVRNQIRAGLLMSLESPSARAGQLARQQILWGRPIPMQETVDRINAITAKRVQDIAEQIFTKGAPTLAGIGPIGNLADVEAIGEHLKR
- a CDS encoding GNAT family N-acetyltransferase; its protein translation is MSKAVLWPWSSPTSLITLRGQRVLLRLPVLSDYEPWYTLRHSSRDFLKPFEPRWTEADLGRKVFATRVKRAREEAEEGTDYSFFIFLPQGQHETLVGGVTLSNVRRRAAQFVNLGYWMGRQFAGKGLMTEAVSTCLPFVFDTLDLHRIHAAFLPGNAASRKVLEKNGFIEEGFAEKYLQINGRWEDHVLFGLTKERYEMARYARRTV
- a CDS encoding GntR family transcriptional regulator, with amino-acid sequence MAEPKDDTIAVRISKVLAERIIAGSLEPGARLRQDHIAEEFGASHVPVREAFRLLEAQGLAISEPRRGVRVAAFDLAEVKEVAEMRAALEVLALRHAAPHLTSAILDQAEAANRAGEKSRDVRSWEEANRVFHRTILTPCGMPRLLAAIDDLHAASARFLFAAWRTEWEVRTDQDHLAILAALRSGQIDAAVATLGRHVQWIGQKPVRTASGATREAFAIVG
- a CDS encoding biotin transporter BioY; translation: MNTTAASSLDAYSPLRLQSRSLTWQVAAVLLGTLFLAAMSYIEVPMLPVPMNMQTFGVAMVGALYGWRLGGITVIAWLIEAALGAPVLSGGAAGAIHFVGPTAGYLFAFPIVAGLVGWLAERGWNGSKPLLAFVAALAGNALCLAIGGAWLATSIGVDQALIYGVVPFLSGAALKSALGAAVLFVLHRATTKGAH
- a CDS encoding DUF1284 domain-containing protein; the protein is MTIQLRAHHLLCMLTYIGRGYTPAFVANYDAIIVRLGGGETIELVDGPDDVCVPLLTEGEPHCHHDNVLERDRLARLAISDLLQTDLTRPFSLDEQVLSGLRAAFSTGQIRPACAGCEWAELCDSVAQSGYSGVRLNARLC
- a CDS encoding EAL domain-containing protein, which translates into the protein MRHLYALAMCFAFALAILAPATAFEVISVPEDVNAVNLSDVIEVTPGTDGRVQLSTAPGEDGIIRRIEVLASEQGTNPSFALFALRNESDQQIDRLLVAPFFRLPGSGVFQPDLGNDRLKALTPSAGIRPIRLPDSEADAFEVTLDPGATVTFIAELTSGELPELYLWQPNAYRDYVNSFTLFRGVVLGVASLAAVFLTIMFVVKGRGVFPATAAFAWAVLIYLLIDFGVLGRLLGLPASGMQPLRAAAEAGIATTLAGFLFIYLNLHRWHLRFIHLALGLAVLFLALFAFAFFQPAIAATIARLVLALLGLSGFFLILLLALRGYDRAVLLVPTWIILISWLFYSWLVVSGQVSNDVAQPAVGGGLVLIVMLLGFTAVQHAFSEGQVSIGTLSEVERRALALTGSGDFVFDWNIERDRVSVSDELATRLGEKRGALRGAIKRWLDRVHPDDRDRFRTAFDTLVELRRGKVSADMRIAGHDGSYRSFRMRVKPVLGGDGQVNRIVGTLQDVTEDRASRERLLHDAVHDSLTGLPNRMLFLDRLERALVRARTPGGTKPAVFLIDIDRFMELEERIGHSAADSVLLAISRRISRVMRPLDTVARVTGDQFAVILASEQAAGKIAETAEQIRKALKAPFNFGDRDLTLTASIGVTIYDSNPATAADVLRDAELAMYYAKRLGGDRIEAYRASARSIAAYNRASEEDLERGMKQGELHVQFQPVMDIQTGQMAGAEALMRWVHPTRGTVNPDEFVPLAERSGQIEKLGRLAFEQAAAQAKDWMTTLGLPEDFFISVNLSPSQLATETLLNDMRSLVSADKELARHLKLEITESQVMTNPEHSAYMLMALRNLGLGLALDDFGTGHSSLSYLHRFPFDTIKIPQPFVKMGEDNGMAHTQSPIIRAVVALASDLDLMVIAEGVETLDEIERLRQLNCRYAQGFAFGAAMTGAEFGKKLAAQLAR